A single window of Polyodon spathula isolate WHYD16114869_AA chromosome 2, ASM1765450v1, whole genome shotgun sequence DNA harbors:
- the LOC121296808 gene encoding protein mab-21-like 2 encodes MIAAQAKLVYQLNKYYNERCQTRKAAIAKTIREVCKVVSDVLKEVEVQEPRFISSLSEIEARYEGMEVISPNEFEVVLYLNQMGVFNFVDDGSLPGCAVLKLSDGRKRSMSLWVEFITASGYLSARKIRSRFQTLVAQAVDKCSYRDVVKMVADTSEVKLRIRERYVVQITPAFKCTGIWPRSAAQWPMPHIPWPGPNRVAEVKAEGFNLLSKECYSLTGKQSSAESDAWVLQFGEAENRLLMGGCRKKCLSVLKTLRDRHLELPGQPLYNYHMKTLLLYECEKHPRETDWDESCLGDRLNGILLQLISCLQCRRCPHYFLPNLDLFQGKPHSALEAAAKQTWRLAREILTNAKSLDKL; translated from the coding sequence ATGATAGCTGCCCAAGCAAAACTCGTTTATCAGCTCAACAAATATTATAACGAGAGATGCCAGACGCGGAAAGCCGCCATAGCCAAGACCATCAGAGAGGTGTGCAAGGTGGTATCAGACGTCCTAAAGGAGGTAGAAGTGCAGGAGCCCCGTTTCATCAGCTCCTTGAGCGAAATTGAAGCACGCTATGAAGGGATGGAGGTTATTTCCCCTAACGAATTCGAGGTAGTGCTTTACCTGAACCAGATGGGGGTTTTCAACTTTGTGGACGACGGGTCGTTGCCTGGTTGCGCAGTATTAAAACTCAGCGATGGACGCAAAAGAAGCATGTCTCTTTGGGTAGAGTTTATCACAGCCTCTGGCTATTTATCTGCCCGGAAGATCAGGTCAAGGTTTCAGACACTGGTGGCTCAAGCAGTAGACAAATGCAGCTATAGAGATGTTGTCAAGATGGTTGCAGACACCAGTGAAGTAAAACTGAGGATCCGTGAGAGATACGTAGTCCAGATCACGCCAGCCTTCAAATGCACCGGCATCTGGCCTAGAAGTGCTGCCCAGTGGCCAATGCCTCATATCCCGTGGCCAGGTCCCAACAGGGTAGCCGAAGTAAAAGCCGAAGGCTTCAATCTTCTCTCTAAAGAGTGCTATTCGTTAACCGGCAAACAGAGCTCAGCTGAGAGCGATGCCTGGGTCTTGCAGTTCGGAGAAGCTGAAAACAGACTCCTGATGGGTGGCTGCAGAAAGAAATGCCTCTCCGTCCTCAAGACTTTGCGTGATCGGCACCTTGAATTACCAGGGCAACCTCTTTACAACTATCACATGAAAACCCTGCTTCTTTACGAATGCGAGAAACACCCCAGAGAAACGGATTGGGACGAATCGTGTCTCGGAGACCGATTAAATGGAATCCTCCTTCAGCTCATCTCGTGTTTGCAGTGTCGCAGATGCCCTCATTACTTCCTACCAAACTTAGATCTTTTTCAAGGAAAGCCCCATTCAGCCCTTGAAGCTGCTGCAAAACAGACCTGGAGACTAGCAAGAGAAATCCTTACGAATGCAAAAAGCCTGGACAAACTATag